Proteins encoded together in one Flexistipes sp. window:
- a CDS encoding tRNA (adenine-N1)-methyltransferase, translating to MKNINYGDRVVLIDHKNRRHMVKLKETGRFSSQYGFIDHNDIIEAGDGGTAKTNKNFKYRIFSTTYTDYVMNLKRNAQIIYPKDTAQMLMEADIYPGLNVLESGIGQGALSMALLRALGNQGRLTTYEIREDFAEQSKKFIDDFCRELTEIHDIKIGNIYEGFEGIYDRILLDVPEPWHVIEHTKNGLVGGGIIVSYIPTILQVKTYVDTLKASGFFDDLSTFEIIKRPWKVDGLSVRPEMWMYNHSAFIVRARKTSIS from the coding sequence ATGAAGAATATTAATTACGGTGACAGAGTCGTCTTAATCGACCATAAAAACAGAAGACACATGGTAAAGCTCAAGGAAACGGGGCGTTTTTCCAGTCAGTACGGTTTTATAGATCATAATGATATTATAGAAGCGGGTGACGGGGGTACTGCAAAAACAAACAAAAATTTTAAATATCGCATCTTCAGCACCACATATACAGACTATGTAATGAATCTGAAACGAAACGCCCAGATTATATATCCCAAAGATACTGCCCAAATGCTGATGGAAGCTGATATCTATCCCGGTCTTAATGTATTGGAGTCGGGTATCGGCCAGGGTGCTTTATCTATGGCACTGCTCCGGGCTCTCGGAAACCAGGGCAGACTTACAACATATGAAATCAGGGAGGATTTCGCCGAACAGTCAAAAAAATTTATCGATGATTTCTGCAGAGAATTAACAGAGATACATGATATAAAAATTGGTAATATTTACGAAGGATTTGAGGGAATATATGACAGGATTTTGCTGGATGTGCCGGAACCCTGGCATGTTATAGAGCATACAAAAAACGGTCTTGTGGGCGGGGGAATTATCGTTTCTTACATACCAACAATCCTGCAGGTAAAAACATATGTGGATACACTGAAAGCAAGCGGTTTTTTTGATGACCTCAGCACATTCGAAATAATAAAGCGCCCCTGGAAAGTCGACGGTTTGTCAGTCAGACCCGAGATGTGGATGTACAATCACAGCGCATTTATTGTAAGAGCAAGAAAGACCAGCATCTCTTAA